A window of the Lactuca sativa cultivar Salinas chromosome 5, Lsat_Salinas_v11, whole genome shotgun sequence genome harbors these coding sequences:
- the LOC111889655 gene encoding acetylornithine aminotransferase, chloroplastic/mitochondrial, whose translation MSEYSPRNRLGKPTVSSRLSYGIPNREFQSFAHSTCGYISLSNNIPPTSSPPKDIGEVEKLVSEGKVAVVFVEPIHGNGGIKSFTPQYLRSLRTACDKSGVLLAFDEVQCGIGQTGRLWAHQALGVEPDFMIVRFRGMDIGALVVNKKMNALIHKYENEHMHIPRECGEALNVFRKVAQRRYLDHQLGRNARVKGIQAFGLVAAVELDVDAQSCVDECKKRGLGIEVVGKGNIICIMPPFMVTTYQLDDAVGIIDECLGVLGGNGFFFRKGK comes from the exons ATGTCCGAATATAGCCCACGAAACC GTTTAGGGAAACCTACGGTTTCCTCTCGGTTAAGCTACGGTATCCCAAACC GAGAGTTCCAATCTTTTGCACATAGCACTTGTGGTTACATCTCTTTGTCTAATAACATCCCTCCTACAAGTTCTCCACCTAAGGACATTGGTGAGGTAGAAAAACTTGTATCAGAAGGCAAAGTAGCTGTTGTCTTTGTCGAGCCCATACATGGCAATGGAGGGATAAAAAGCTTTACGCCACAATACCTGCGGTCTTTACGGACTGCTTGCGATAAATCTGGAGTATTACTTGCATTCGATGAG GTTCAATGTGGCATAGGTCAAACGGGCCGGCTTTGGGCCCACCAAGCACTCGGTGTAGAGCCGGATTTTATGATTGTGCGATTCCGTGGTATGGACATCGGGGCTCTTGTGGTGAATAAAAAAATGAATGCCCTTATACACAAATATGAAAACGAGCACATGCACATCCCTCGGGAATGTGGTGAGGCTTTAAATGTCTTCAGAAAAGTAGCTCAGCGTCGCTATTTGGATCAC CAACTAGGAAGAAACGCTCGTGTAAAAGGAATACAAGCATTCGGCCTTGTAGCTGCAGTGGAGCTAGATGTTGATGCGCAATCGTGTGTCGATGAATGTAAGAAGCGTGGTCTTGGGATAGAGGTTGTAGGGAAAGGGAACATCATCTGTATCATGCCTCCATTTATGGTTACTACATACCAGCTGGATGATGCAGTTGGCATCATAGATGAGTGTCTGGGCGTTCTTGGAGGCAAtggttttttttttagaaaaggcAAATAA